In Eubalaena glacialis isolate mEubGla1 chromosome 4, mEubGla1.1.hap2.+ XY, whole genome shotgun sequence, one DNA window encodes the following:
- the LTC4S gene encoding leukotriene C4 synthase has translation MCRLLLHPTPPSLAGERFRALSRPPEWAGWEGHWSLPLPADREAKSKSAGAWGGGEAEPSKSAGYEGSRGRRGYGALPEPLPPRFPAGSSDCCGAWRSGLWLPPGAPRGLRGAASPAALVTADAARRRRTVPAVEAAVRTTGTMKDEVALLATVTLLGVLLQGGLASAPAVGGPRTPAVCLLPSRHWGGAGVQAQDKRRCAARLEAGPGVWVPDLTPATPPPPAYFSLQVISARRAFRVSPPITTGPPDFERIYRAQVNCSEYFPVFLATLWVAGIFFHEGAAALCGLAYLFARLRYFQGYARSAQQRLAPLYASAHALWLLVVLAAFGLLAHFLPAALCATLIGQFQKLLQKA, from the exons ATGTGCCGCCTCCTCCTGCACCCTACGCCGCCCTCCCTAGCGGGGGAGCGCTTCCGCGCGCTGAGCAGGCCCCCGGAGTGGGCGGGGTGGGAAGGCCATTGGTCGCTTCCCCTACCCGCAGACCGAGAGGCCAAGTCAAAGTCAGCGGGGGCCTGGGGTGGTGGTGAAGCCGAGCCCTCCAAGTCTGCGGGGTACGAGGGGTCGAGGGGTCGGCGGGGGTACGGGGCGCTGCCAGAGCCCCTGCCTCCGCGCTTTCCGGCCGGCTCCAGCGACTGCTGTGGGGCCTGGCGGAGTGGGCTGTGGCTGCCTCCTGGGGCCCCCAGGGGACTGCGCGGCGCTGCGTCCCCTGCCGCGCTCGTTACCGCTGACGCGGCCAGGAGGCGGCGCACCGTACCCGCCGTCGAGGCGGCCGTGAG AACCACCGGCACCATGAAGGATGAAGTGGCTCTTCTGGCCACTGTCACCCTCCTGGGAGTCCTGCTGCAAGGTGGGCTGGCTTCTGCTCCAGCGGTGGGTGGGCCTCGGACCCCTGCAGTCTGCCTTCTGCCCTCCAGGCACTGGGGAGGTGCTGGGGTCCAGGCCCAG GATAAGAGAAGATGCGCGGCCAGACTggaggcggggccgggagtcTGGGTGCCAGATCTGACTCCGGCAacacctcctcccccagcctaCTTCTCGCTGCAGGTGATCTCGGCGCGCAGGGCCTTCCGCGTGTCTCCGCCGATCACCACCGGCCCGCCGGATTTCGAGCGCATCTACCGAGCCCA AGTGAACTGCAGCGAGTACTTCCCGGTGTTCCTCGCCACGCTCTGGGTCGCTGGAATCTTCTTTCACGAAG GTGCGGCGGCTCTGTGTGGCCTGGCATACCTGTTCGCGCGCCTCCGCTACTTTCAGGGCTACGCGAGATCTGCGCAGCAAAG GCTGGCCCCGCTGTACGCGAGCGCGCACGCGCTCTGGCTTCTCGTGGTGCTGGCGGCGTTTGGCCTACTCGCCCACTTCCTCCCGGCCGCGCTGTGCGCCACGCTCATCGGACAGTTCCAGAAACTGCTGCAGAAGGCCTGA